A segment of the Bacillus pseudomycoides genome:
TTGTCATTGCACGCTGCGCTTCCGCATCCATCTTTCCTTCTGTTAAAACAAGATAACGGCGTAAATCAATAATTTTATCGACATGCTCATTCATAACTGGGCACTGATCTTCACAGTTACGGCATGTTGTACATGCCCAAATTTCTTCTTCTGTAATGATATCCCCAATTAAGCTTGGATCATAAGCAAGTGTCGCGGCCGACTCTTGTTGCCCTTGCCCGGCTGCCATCGCTAACTGATTTCCTTGCGTATTGTTAAATGCAACTGCTGGAACCCACGGTACCTTTGATGTCACCGCTGCCCCTTTATCTGTCAGATGGTCGCGAAGTTTTACAATTAAATCCATTGGCGACAATATTTTTCCTGTCCCTGTTGCCGGGCACATATTTGTACAGCGTCCGCACTCTACGCATGCGTATAAATCAATGAGCTGATTCTGTCTAAAGTCTTCAATTTTTCCAACACCAAATGTTTCTTGTGTTTCATCTTCAAAATCAATTTTTTCAAGCTTTCCTGGATTAGAAAGGCGGCTGAAAAATACATTGGCCGGTCCAGCAATTAAATGTGCGTGTTTTGATTGTGGTACATAAACTAAAAACGTTAACAAAATAAGTAGATGCACCCACCAAGAGAAATAGAACACCGAAATGGCTGCGGTTTCATTTATTCCCGAGAAAACGTAAGCGATTCCAGAAGCGATTGGTTCGCTCCATGAAAGCTCCTCTCCGTGCCATATAATGCCCATACCGTTACCAAGTAGTACAGAAAGCATCAAGCCCCCGATAAAAATAAGAACAAGGCCCGATTTAAAATTACGTTTTAAACGAACAAGCTTTTCAACGTATCTTCTATGAAAAGCCCAAAAAACAGCGATTAAAATCATAAGTGTGACAATTTCCTGGAAGAATGTAAATGCAGGGTATAGTGGTCCAAGTGGAAGATGTGATCCTGGTGCGAGTCCTTTCCAAATGAAGTCAATTGCTCCGAATTGGACAAGAATAAATCCGTAAAAAAACATAACGTGCATGATACCGCTTTTTTTATCTTTCAGCAATTTTTTTTGGCCGAAAACGTTGACCTTCAGGAGATCCCATCGCTCTTTAAAGCGGCGATCAAATTCTATCTTTTTTCCTAATTGTATGTAGGCCATCCTCGTTCGTATAAGATATACAAACAAATATCCCGCATAAGCAATAACAGCAATGGCAGCCAGCCAATTAATGATCAGTAAGCTATTCATTTTTATGCTACCCCTCTCTTAGTAAGCCCTCTTTCTTTTAGAATCTTCAAAAATAAATAATTTTCTGAATTATATCCCCTATCCTCATTATATAATGAGTGAGCATTCAGTCAACAGTTTTTTGTTATACAACACAATATTTTTTCATAAAGCTGTTTATTTAGGTGAAACTATAAGAATGAATTCTCAGGAGGTAATTTGATAATGGTCTTTTTATCTCTCTTACTAATAGGCTTAGTCATATGGGTCTCACTCGACCTTTTGCTCGGAAGAAAATATCATTTAAAAAAAATAAAGCCCCGTCCTTTTCCTTTACGACGCAGCAATTTTAAATTGTATACATGGGGAACAAATTTATATAATGATTTATTTCTGGATATACAGGAGGCAAAGCATCATATACATATTTTATTTTTCATTGTCAAAAATGATGAAATTAGCCAAACCTTTTTACAACTTCTTACTGAAAAAGCAAAACAAGGTATAGAAGTACGTCTCCTTCTCGATCGTATAGGAAGCCATCATTTATCAGACGAATCCATTCGCTCACTCCGGCAACACGGTGTATTTTTTTCATATTGTCATAAAATCAAGATCCCTTTTCTCTTTTTTTCTGCAAACCAAAGAAATCATAGAAAAATTACGATTATCGATGGAAAAATTGGCTATATTGGAGGATTCAACATCGGAGAAGAATATTTAGGGCACGATCCAGAACTTGGACTTTGGCGTGATTATCATTTACGCCTGACTGGAGACGGCGTACAAGATTTACAAAAACAATTTTTGCACGATTGGCGCGATGATACAAATGAAGATTTACTAGAAGAAGCGTCATTTTTTCCCAAACAACCACCAGGTCCTATAGTGCACCGCTTTATCCCAACAGATGGTGCCTATTTACAGGAAACATTTGTATCACTTATTGAAAGCGCAAAAGAAGAATTATACATTGGGACGCCCTACTTCCTTCCGGGAAAAATAGTAATGAATGCATTATTACAAGCAAAAAAACGAGGTGTTCGCATTACGATTCTCGTTCCTAAAAAAGCAGATCACCCACTCGTTCGCGAAGCTAAATTACCATACTGCCGGAAATTGATGAAGGCAGGGTGTAACATTTATGAATTTCAACAAGGTTTTTTTCATGCAAAAATTATTATGGTAGATAATCATACTTGTGATATCGGAACAGCTAATTTTGATATGAGGAGTTTATATGTCAATCATGAAATAAATTGTCTCCTGTATGACTCAGCTTTTATACAAGAAATTAAGGTGCAAATTAGCAAAGATATTGAAGGATCTACATTGCTTACTTGGAAAGATGTTTCCTCTCTCTCCCTTGTCGATAAAGGAAAAGAATGGATTGGGACGTTACTAGCGTTTTTCTTATGAAATGAAACTTTTATAATTAAATAATAAATAACGGGGGTAAGGCAGATGATTATGCGCTTTGGGTATGTCTCACATGCAGTCGCTTTGTGGGACTGCTCCCCTGCTAAAACAATGACATTTACAACGTGGAAAAAGCTTGGTAAACAGGAACGAGAAGAAAAATTATATAATATTACAATGCAAAATCTTATGCATACATTACGTATCCTGCATTACAATATCGCACATGAAATTCCATTATACCGATTATCATCTTCTATCGTCCCACTCGCAACCCATCCTGAAGTTGATTTTGATTATATCGATATATTTACACCCTTTTGGCGTAAGATGGGGGAATTAATTCGAGAGCATAACTTACGAGTCAGCTTTCATCCAAATCAGTTCACATTATTTACAAGTGAAAAACCTCATATTACAAATAATGCGGTTTTAGATATGACATATCACTATAACGTATTAGATGCAATGGGATTAGCAGACTCTTCCTACATTAATATCCATATTGGAGGTGCATACGGCAACAAAGAGAAAGCTTTACTACGCTTTCATGAAAACTTAAAAAAGCTCTCTTTCCATATCAAGCAGCAAATGACACTTGAAAATGATGATAAAACATATACAGCTTCTGAAACATTAGCCGTTTGTAAGCTAGAAAGAATCCCTTTTGTATTTGATTATCATCATCACATGGCAAATCTTTGTGATGAACCGTTAGAAGCACTACTACCAGCTATTTTCAAAACGTGGGATCATACAAATACCATTCCTAAGGTTCATATTTCTTCACCAAAATCAGAGAAGGAATTCAGATCCCACGCTAATTATATTGATACTGCATTTATAAATTCCTTTTTACATATTGCCAAAGCAGTAAATCAAGATTTTGACATTATGATTGAGAGTAAGCAAAAAGATTTAGCACTTTTTCAGTTAGTAGATGAACTTGCTTCTATAAGAGGAATGAAACGAATAAGCAGTGCAACGTTACAATGGTAATTGTAACGCTGTTTCACGATTCTCTTCTCGTTGGTGTGATTGCTGAAGGTGTTAAGAGCAAGGAATAATAGTCATTCTTACATACCTAAACCTTTGACTACATTCAAGAGCTTTGAATTATCTAACACTTTTATCCCTAACAAAAATAAAGAACCCTCACTTGGGTTCTTTTTTTATCTTAATGTTCAAATGGCATATCTGAAGCTAATTGTACTTGTTCCTGTTGATTTGTTAATGCGTGATCTTGACTCACTCCGAATGCAATACCAGCTAGCATTGCCATTGCCATTAAACCGCATGCAAGAATTTTTTTCATCACTCATCACCCTATGCTCTATTTTCTCTAAATATATCATGAAATAATTTCTTTTAAAAATGCAATTATGCATATTCTCTTATGGTTTCATTATTTAAAAATATAGAATGAAACTTCCATCAGTGGGAGTAATCTTCATTCCACACTGATTGTTAGCCCTCACCGACTGGGCTTTTACGGGCAGTTATCCTCCACCTATCTTCCTCT
Coding sequences within it:
- the uvsE gene encoding UV DNA damage repair endonuclease UvsE — translated: MIMRFGYVSHAVALWDCSPAKTMTFTTWKKLGKQEREEKLYNITMQNLMHTLRILHYNIAHEIPLYRLSSSIVPLATHPEVDFDYIDIFTPFWRKMGELIREHNLRVSFHPNQFTLFTSEKPHITNNAVLDMTYHYNVLDAMGLADSSYINIHIGGAYGNKEKALLRFHENLKKLSFHIKQQMTLENDDKTYTASETLAVCKLERIPFVFDYHHHMANLCDEPLEALLPAIFKTWDHTNTIPKVHISSPKSEKEFRSHANYIDTAFINSFLHIAKAVNQDFDIMIESKQKDLALFQLVDELASIRGMKRISSATLQW
- a CDS encoding quorum-sensing peptide PapR translates to MKKILACGLMAMAMLAGIAFGVSQDHALTNQQEQVQLASDMPFEH
- the cls gene encoding cardiolipin synthase, which codes for MVFLSLLLIGLVIWVSLDLLLGRKYHLKKIKPRPFPLRRSNFKLYTWGTNLYNDLFLDIQEAKHHIHILFFIVKNDEISQTFLQLLTEKAKQGIEVRLLLDRIGSHHLSDESIRSLRQHGVFFSYCHKIKIPFLFFSANQRNHRKITIIDGKIGYIGGFNIGEEYLGHDPELGLWRDYHLRLTGDGVQDLQKQFLHDWRDDTNEDLLEEASFFPKQPPGPIVHRFIPTDGAYLQETFVSLIESAKEELYIGTPYFLPGKIVMNALLQAKKRGVRITILVPKKADHPLVREAKLPYCRKLMKAGCNIYEFQQGFFHAKIIMVDNHTCDIGTANFDMRSLYVNHEINCLLYDSAFIQEIKVQISKDIEGSTLLTWKDVSSLSLVDKGKEWIGTLLAFFL
- a CDS encoding (Fe-S)-binding protein, whose product is MNSLLIINWLAAIAVIAYAGYLFVYLIRTRMAYIQLGKKIEFDRRFKERWDLLKVNVFGQKKLLKDKKSGIMHVMFFYGFILVQFGAIDFIWKGLAPGSHLPLGPLYPAFTFFQEIVTLMILIAVFWAFHRRYVEKLVRLKRNFKSGLVLIFIGGLMLSVLLGNGMGIIWHGEELSWSEPIASGIAYVFSGINETAAISVFYFSWWVHLLILLTFLVYVPQSKHAHLIAGPANVFFSRLSNPGKLEKIDFEDETQETFGVGKIEDFRQNQLIDLYACVECGRCTNMCPATGTGKILSPMDLIVKLRDHLTDKGAAVTSKVPWVPAVAFNNTQGNQLAMAAGQGQQESAATLAYDPSLIGDIITEEEIWACTTCRNCEDQCPVMNEHVDKIIDLRRYLVLTEGKMDAEAQRAMTNIERQGNPWGLNRKERETWRQGDDEVTVPTVKEKTKAGEEFEYLFWVGSMGSYDNRSQKIAISFAKLMNKAGISFAILGNKEKNSGDTPRRLGNEFVFQEMATKNIEEFEKAGVKKIVTIDPHAYNTFKNEYPDFGLQAEVYHHTELLAQWVKEGRLEPVHRIEETITYHDSCYLGRYNEVYEAPRNILKAIPGVNVVEMERNRETGMCCGAGGGLMWMEETTGSRINVARTEQALATSPSIIGTGCPYCLTMISDGTKAKEVEEQVQTLDITEILERSVIGSKKEVM